The DNA window tgaaACCCCCCCCACAGTGTGCTCAAAGCATTAGACAAActcagtagcctacatatagttgattttattgaTTGGTCGAAGGAACAGACGACTaggtcgaccaagattttttgttgttgtcggcGACAGTCCTACAAAAACATACAACTTTACAATGCGTGAACTTCCTATTCTTTATGGGCTCGTTTCTCAAACATAGCTTTAGCCTAGGAGAAACATAGCTTTCGAGAACTCATGGGGGCTTACAGCCGTTCCCCCCTTTGGGTTCTCAGATGCTCCACGTAAACTACAATCCTGACGCTCTGTTTTAACGTAATCCTTGCTTGCGGTTTTGGAAATGGTTGGAACTTAACTTTTGTACCGGCGAGAAATAATCTTTCAAATACAAAAGCTACACTTACTCTACGCTGTTTTGCAAAGTTGCACCCGGCAGTAAAACAGCCTCTCGCTGAGCTACCACACATCCTCTCACCTTGCGCTCGCATTTCCATTAGACCATTCCATATTTCTGGTCAGAACCAGGTGTTATTCAAAACACAGCTGGGGTGCAACTTTGCTAAACTTTTGTATTAGAAAAAGTATGAAAGTGACTCTCCAAATGTTTCCAAAACTCTATTGTGTGCTAGGTGTATTTGTAATTAGACAGAGAGCATTTCCCTCACAAGGCTAAAGGAGTCATCCAACGGCCCAAGGTTATTATAGTCTTAGGTGTTTTAGTCGGTTGACGGGCAGTTGTGACTCACCGATGGCTCCATCTCCGAAGGTGTCGTCATTAAACTGGTCAATctcatcttcttcttctaccagcccctcctccttctccagggTACAATCTTCATCAagggactggagggagagagagatgaaaggaagCAAGGAGTTAGGAATGAGAGAAAGGAAGGCAGgcgagagagataggagggagaaaTGAGGTATGAGAGAGATATGGACAGATGACAGAGAATCTGAGAAGCAACAAGAGATGTAGATAAATGGGATATTGACTGTTGCTGAAGGGTGAGGTCATCAAGAAATGGAAAGATTTAAGAAACAAGTCTAGAATATTGTTTTTCGTCAATAAAAATATTTTCTTTACACAAATGTCATTAATAGGATTCCAGATAGAAATATTCTGGTCAGATTTTCAGATTTCTAAGCAAGCTCCTCAAGCAGAGACTGACCTTATCCGCAGATATGGCACTTGAGCACAATATTACAGATGACCCTCAATTTGACAGCGAATTATTAGAACCCCGTAGAAATACTATTGTGACTATTTCGAGAACCCACGTGGATGGGAGGTCAATTTtgccagctaacgttagttagatCCACAACAAGATTGATTGGTGCCACTAGTTTAGAAGGTGGTAGCCCAAGATGTAACGTTACTTTTAAAAAGTTAGACGCTAAAGCTAAGAAAATGATAGTTTAGAAGATGTGGAAAAGAACAGTTCAGCATTTCACAGGCAGAGTGATATATGTGCCCTTTACCAATCGACTTACTTGTCAACTATTACTTGTATTTCCATTACAAAGAAGTGGCCGCACAGTCAAACATGAGCCATATATCTAGCCATCTCATCCCCTATCAAGACAATGTTTCCCAGCCAAGATAGCGATCCagaaaagctagctagctaacgttagcaggaaAGGCTGCgcaaactagctaacgttagcttgttaCATCACACGGTCTCCAAGTCGACAGTCTCAAACTTGGCACATTTcctaaaaaaaataaatgcacCATTCTTTAGTGTTTGACTTTTACGTTAGAAAAAAAGAATCAAAGCCACATAGTGTTGAGCCCGAGAGCCATGACCATACTCAGTTCACTGGACACACAGCAGGCCCGTGATGGGCGGGGGACAATATGCCAGGGAAAGCCTGGTGCTTGGTAGGCCGCACCGATGAATTTTATCAACGGAGTCGATTAACAAAACCACAAATCCCCCAGAAAATTGATATATTGGCCACATTTCAACTCGTCTTGAGGGAACGCTAGCTAAAATGTCTACAGAAATTGCCAGACGTAATATAAACACTGCTCACCTGAAAAcggaacatgtatctttagtcagtGAAAGGTAAAATTCTCCCAAGTGTCTCTTGAGGAAGGCTGCGCGCAAATTACGCAAGTCCGCGTGAGCGCGGCAAGGTCTATGTGCACGAGTACGTACGCAGGGAGCGGCTGCGCCGCACGGCTTGCAATTACTTTTTAGTGCatgcattttattattatttatgacTAGATTCAAGGTGCattgacatacattttaacatTGTCTTCAAATTCATGCTGGGTTAAAAGTTACATAAAACATTATTGTGCACTCGCAGTAATTTACAGTAGCGCTAAATGCAGACATGAAAACACACGAAGTCCAGATCAAGATTCTAATAACAACGTTTCAGTTTTGTTTCCTCAGCTTGAACCCATGGTAGTCCCTCCTTCTGTTACCTAGGCAACTATCAGTCAGTTACATAAATCTACTTGAATAACCAGTGTAGCAGTGGCAGACTAGTCACCACATCTtcagaaagtagaggagagggaggccaCACACCGTAAATAAGGTACTaacttcaatgtgtgtgtgtgtgtgggtctgtgtgtgagtgcatgtatgttagtgtgtgtgtccgttcttgcgtgtgtgggtctgtgtgtgagtgtatgtatgttagtgtgtgtgtctgtgggtctgtgtgtgagtgtatgtatgttagtgtgtgtccATGCTTGCGTGTGCGTAGAGTTTATCTATGCAACAGTGTGATACGAACATTATTATCTGTTGGTGGGTGTTATTAGCAACCTACTTGTTTGGAAACCGTTTTTTTGATATTGGTTTTAATACTCTACTGATGCCTgaatatctatctctctctctctctctctagctatctctcCATCCCATCTTTTATCATCCCTACAGTTCAAGATGGTGCGGTCTGTCAGAGAAGAATGCAGTCAGCTGAGCACCATACAAGACCTGAAGGACTCTGGTTTTGGCCGTCCTCCCCCCCGACACGGCCTCAAGCTCCTCTTCTGGTTCGCCAACGAGTGCGTGGCGTTCAATCACCACGGCAACATGCTGGTAAAGTGCCACCCTGAGAGAGGCGACTTCGGCTTCCACTACTTTGGCAACTTCGAGGAGATTCTCCCAGTTCTATCGCGAGACCGCAGGGAAAGCTACTTCGAGGTGGGCAACCTGAACACAGAGACCTATTCCAAAGCCGAGGACCTACCGGACTACGTGAGCCAGGACTACGGGCTTTCCCTGGGGTACCGCCTATGCAACAAGGACCGCATCATCATCAGGCTGAAGCTGGGGGATGTGAAGGCCACCTATGTCACCGAGCACAAGGAGAACGGCGGCCGGGGGGAGTTTGACTCCGAACGCACCCACCTTGTAAATCCGGATTTGATCCGCATCATCCGGGATCCTGAGCTGGAGCTAGCGACATTCCTGGACCAGACGGGCTACATGGGACTGTCTCTGAGAGAGCGCCTCCTCAGAGCTTTCAAGGTCTTCATGTTGTTTGTGTCTTCTTGGCGATTGCTTCTGTTATTTTG is part of the Oncorhynchus clarkii lewisi isolate Uvic-CL-2024 chromosome 10, UVic_Ocla_1.0, whole genome shotgun sequence genome and encodes:
- the LOC139419672 gene encoding uncharacterized protein, which codes for MVRSVREECSQLSTIQDLKDSGFGRPPPRHGLKLLFWFANECVAFNHHGNMLVKCHPERGDFGFHYFGNFEEILPVLSRDRRESYFEVGNLNTETYSKAEDLPDYVSQDYGLSLGYRLCNKDRIIIRLKLGDVKATYVTEHKENGGRGEFDSERTHLVNPDLIRIIRDPELELATFLDQTGYMGLSLRERLLRAFKKNSDVISWEYDSEPSQPSERSGSDHNTWDLEQDQTTSQTGLCTRSCKVFSVFAVILMVLLVITVIVLVILGKL